One genomic segment of Ricinus communis isolate WT05 ecotype wild-type chromosome 5, ASM1957865v1, whole genome shotgun sequence includes these proteins:
- the LOC107261345 gene encoding zinc finger BED domain-containing protein RICESLEEPER 2-like, with protein MDLSDAVVVKSSRLKSVVWNDFDRVKKGDTFVAICRHCKKKLSGSSTSGTSHLRNHLIRCQRRSHNGGIAQYLSKKKEGTLALANVNIDQEQRRDEPLIVVNYKFDQGHVKDDAVTIASSNLGNLDQRRSQFDLARMIILHGYPVQMVDHVGFRAFVKNLQPLFELATADRVEADCIDIYSQEKQKVYEVFDKLPGKISVSANLWSASDDAEYLCLIAHYIDEGWQLKKKVLNFVLVDPTHTEDMHSEVIMSCLMDWDIDRKLFSMTFDSHSSNDNIVHRIRDRLSQNRFLYCNGMLFDIRCAANLVNLMVHDALEALFEVTHKIRESIRYIRSSQDTQMKFNEIALQAEVESQKCLCLDNPWRWDSTYFMLEAALEYRWAFALLQEQDPAYAMCPTDFEWEKARIIMSYLKHFVEVTNVFVKNKHTTANMYFSEICDIHLQLLEWCKHPDDFISSMALKMKNKFDDYWEKCSFSLAVAAMLDPRFKIKLIEYYYQQIFGTGSAELIDEVFEYIKALYNEHSIGSPLASSDQGNSGCLLISDRDCKDRLTGFDKFLHETSQSQGTKSDLDKYLEEPLFPRGVDFNILNWWKVHTPRYPILAMMARNILGIPMLKVTPELAFNSGRRVLDREWSSLRPTTVQALMCSQDWMSEVE; from the coding sequence ATGGATTTATCAGATGCAGTAGTAGTGAAATCGAGCAGATTAAAATCTGTTGTGTGGAATGATTTTGATAGAGTTAAAAAGGGTGACACCTTTGTAGCCATTTGTAGACATTGTAAGAAAAAACTTAGTGGTTCAAGTACTAGTGGGACTTCTCATTTAAGGAATCATTTAATTAGGTGTCAAAGAAGATCTCATAATGGCGGCATTGCACAATATCTCtcgaagaaaaaagaagggaCCCTTGCTCTTGCAAATGTCAACATTGATCAAGAACAAAGAAGGGATGAACCCCTTATTGTtgtcaattataaatttgatcaAGGGCATGTTAAAGATGATGCTGTTACTATTGCTAGTAGTAATTTGGGCAACTTGGATCAAAGGCGAAGTCAATTTGATTTAGCCCGTATGATCATTTTACATGGTTATCCGGTTCAAATGGTTGATCATGTTGGATTTAGGGCTTTTGTTAAGAATTTACAGCCTCTGTTTGAGCTTGCAACAGCTGATAGAGTGGAGGCAGATtgtattgatatttattcGCAAGAGAAACAAAAGGTTTATGAAGTATTTGATAAATTACCTGGCAAGATTAGTGTTAGTGCCAATCTGTGGTCTGCTTCAGATGATGCCGAGTACTTGTGTTTGATAGCACATTATATTGACGAAGGTTGGCAATTAAAGAAGAAGGtattgaattttgttttggttGATCCGACTCACACGGAAGATATGCATTCAGAAGTAATCATGTCATGTTTGATGGATTGGGATATAGATCGTAAACTGTTTTCAATGACATTTGATAGTCATTCTTCCAATGACAATATTGTCCATAGAATTAGAGACCGGCTGTCTCAGAATAGGTTCCTCTATTGCAATGGTATGTTATTTGATATACGTTGTGCTGCAAATCTTGTGAATCTGATGGTTCATGATGCATTGGAAGCACTCTTTGAGGTGACGCATAAGATTCGGGAAAGCATTAGGTATATTAGGAGTTCACAAGATACTCAAATGAAGTTCAATGAGATAGCTTTACAAGCTGAAGTTGAGAGTCAGAAATGCTTATGCCTTGACAATCCATGGAGATGGGACTCAACATATTTTATGCTTGAAGCTGCACTGGAGTACAGGTGGGCATTTGCCCTTCTTCAAGAACAAGACCCTGCCTATGCAATGTGTCCAACCGATTTTGAGTGGGAAAAGGCAAGGATCATTATGAGCTACTTGAAACACTTTGTTGAAGTTACAAATGTGTTTGTGAAGAACAAGCATACAACTGCGAATATGTATTTTTCGGAGATTTGTGATATTCACTTGCAATTACTTGAATGGTGCAAGCATCCAGATGATTTTATTAGTTCTATGGCattaaagatgaaaaataaGTTTGATGATTATTGGGAAAAATGTAGTTTTTCTTTAGCGGTTGCAGCTATGTTAGATCCTCGATTCAAGATAAAGTTGATAGAGTATTATTATCAACAAATATTTGGTACAGGTTCTGcagagttaattgatgaagtTTTTGAGTATATAAAGGCACTCTACAATGAACATTCGATTGGCTCTCCTTTAGCTTCTTCTGACCAAGGTAACAGTGGCTGCTTACTTATTTCTGATAGGGACTGCAAGGATAGACTTACAGGCTTCGACAAATTTCTCCATGAAACTTCCCAGAGTCAAGGTACGAAGTCAGATTTGGACAAGTATTTGGAGGAACCTCTCTTTCCTCGTGGTGTTGATTTCAACATATTAAATTGGTGGAAGGTTCACACTCCAAGGTATCCTATCCTTGCAATGATGGCCCGAAATATCTTAGGAATACCCATGTTGAAGGTTACACCAGAGCTTGCTTTTAACAGCGGAAGGAGGGTGCTTGATCGGGAATGGAGTTCACTGCGACCAACTACTGTGCAAGCTCTGATGTGTTCACAAGATTGGATGAGTGAAGTAGAATAA